The nucleotide window ATGGCCCGGACCTTTCCATCAACATCCTTCATCAGGGTGTCATCAGGTATGACTCCCCTTTCAATCAGGTCCAGACTGTGCATACGGGCAATGTCTGTGTCTTCGTGTATGTGAATTCGATCCAGGTTGATTCCCATGTCGAATATAACCACATCATCCCCCACTTTAACTGCGGACATGTTTTTGCCCACTTCTTCGTATCCGCCTATGGCGATAACTTCCACACTCATAAGGATGACCTCCTTGCATAAATTTTAGTATCGTAGCCCCTTTCTGTGAGCCATTCTCTTGTTTTTCCCTGTATTACCAGGTCCGTTTTTTGCAGTTGTTTCAGGTTTGATGCACCCACCAGGAACATGGCTACTTTGATCTGGTCCATGAATTTCTGGAAGAATTGCTCCAGTGCTCCTTCACCGAGGTAGGATGTTTTGAGAACTGGTAATGCCATTCCCACAGCATCAGCCCCTAAGGCTAATGCTTTAACTGCTTCTAATCCGTTTCTTATTCCTCCAGAGGAGATTACTGGTATCTGGACTGATTGGGAGACTTCTACTGTGCTGGCTGCGGTGGGTATTCCCCAGTCCCAGTACAGTTCACCCATATCTTTATCAGGTGAGCGGTAGGTTTCTACTGCTGCCCAGCTTGTTCCTCCAGATCCTGCAACATCAATAGCTTTAACACCCACATTTTCCAGTAGTTTGGCATCGTTTCCACTGATCCCTGCACCGGTTTCCTTGGCTATTACCGGGATTTTCATTTCTTCTGTGGTTTTTTTGATGTTTTCCAGGTATCCTCTGCTGTCCACATCTCCCTCTGGCTGGATGGCCTCCTGTAATGGGTTCAGGTGAATGGCCATTGCATCAAGGCCCATCATCTGACTGGCTTCAAGGGCCTGTTCCATTTGAGGAGCTCCTATGTTACCAATTAGCAGTGCATCAGGGGCTGCTTCTCGGGCAACTGTATAGGTTGATGTCAATTCTGGGTTTTCTACTGCAGCTCTCTGGCTTCCCAGCCCCATACCTATGTTAAGGTTTCCTGCTGCCTGGGCCAGTTTCTGGTTTACTTCTATTGAGGAGGGGTGTCCTCCTGTAATGGCAGTTATTATTATGGGTGCATCCATTTTTTTCCCAAGTAGGGAGGTGGATAAATCTATTTCTTCCTTATTTATTTCAGGAAGGGCTTTGTGGACGAGTTCCACATCTTTAAATCCTGTTTTTTTATGGTATTCCACATCGCTGTGGGTACATAATAGCAAATGCTCTAATTTTCTATCTGAAATCATAATTTCTTCCTATGGTCTAATTTCAATCTCTACCATTAATTTCATGTCTTTCCATTTTATTCTAAGTAATATCAATTTTTTTTTAATGATTGATGCTCGTGAATGATTTATTTGTGATTTACGCATGATTTAATGATTTATTTTAATAATTTTATTCCATCGATTATTTGGATTATTCATTCTATTTCCATGTGAATTCTATTTCCATGTGCATAATTTGAAATTCTAATCTAATGATTGTTCTGAATATTTTAGTGAGTAATGATTAGTTTTTAATGAATTGTGAACGTGATTATTTGTGAATTTAATTTAAATTTATGAATTTATTAAAGTGGGTCCAATTTTATTTAAAGGGGGTCTATTTTGTTTAAATGAGGTCCTATTTTATATAAAGAGGTCCTATTTTATTTAAAATGACCCTATTGTTTACTTATAATTGTTCCCCTGACTTTTTCACCCTTTAAGGCACTTTCCAGTAATCCTTCACAACCGACATTGATCAGTTCTGATTCGATTCCCTTCCCTGCCAGTTCCAGTAGTTCTGTCAGTTTACCTGCCATTCCACCGGTCACGTCAACGGTTCGTGCTCCCTCCAGGAATTTAAGATCTTCCATGGAGTTTACTTCTTCCAGAAGTTGAGCCTGGGAATGTGTTTTGGGGTCACTGTCGTATATTCCATCCACGTCTGAGCCCAGGATGATCCGCTCTGGCTGCAGTTCCTTTGACAGGTAGTTCACCAGCTGGTCACCGGATACCACTGCCATCTGGATACTTTCATCGGTATCCATGACCACGTCTCCGTATAGTACTGGTACTAATCCCATTTCCAGGTATTTTTCCACTATTTCCAAGTTTGCTGATTTAATCCGTTTATTTTCAGTTATTATGAATGATGATGGTGGTACTGCCACTGCTGGGATTTCGTATTTCAGCAGGTAGTGGCATACGAAGTGGTTGAGATTTTTAACCGAATTCTGGGTTAGGGTGAATCCCATTCTTTTACGCTCCAGTTCTTCTGGAGTTGTTATGGGGCTTCCTATTTCATATTTTCTGGCGTGCAGGTGTCCGAAGCTTCCGGCTCCGTGGATTATGATTAGTTTTCTGTTACCAGCCCGGGCTATTTCCTGGGCAATTCTATCCAGATTCACCGGGTCAAGGGTGGGTTTTGTAGCGTCTTTGCGGGTGATTACACTTCCACCCAGTTTCAGGATAATCATGAACTACCTCGTATCAATCTATAATCATCATCAATGCAATAATCATCAATCTATTAATCACCAGGTCACCCCTTTTCGTGATATTCCAACCAGAAAGGCATTATCAATAGACTGGAGTTCTTCCAGTACTTCTCTGGTTTTCCCAGGGCAGTAAGCAATCATGCTACCTCCCCCTCCAGCACCGGTTAGTTTGGAACCCAGGGCTCCAGCACTGCGTGCATGGTAGATCAATCGGGATAATTCATCGGTGTTAACTCCCAGTGCATCCAGTAATCCCTGGTTAATGTTCATCAATTCTCCTACACGTTCTTCCTCACCCCGGGTGATGGATTCTCGTGCATCATTGGTCACATTTCCCATGAGCCCTATAATGGGCTTTATGATTGTGGGGTGGTTGTTGCAGAGTTTACGGACCTGTTGCACCAGGAGACCAGTGTTACCTGGTTGGCTGGTGTAACCCACTACCAGTGGCATTTCCAGGGCGGGTTTTATTTTCACGCCTCCACTTTCATGTGTGAAGTATAGAAATCCACCGTGGGTTGATACAGTGGTGTCCAGTGGGCTTGCTGCTCCCTGAACTTCTAATTCCACCTGGTGGGCAGTAAGTGCCAGGGTTTCCAGGGATAGTTCCTGCTGGTAATAACGTGCTGCTGCGGCGAGGGTGGCAACTGTTATGGCTGCTGATGATCCCAGCCCGGCTCCTATGGGTATTTCCAGATCCACTGTTATGTCCAGACCGTGATCAGGTGATGATCCAAGCTCGGTTCGAAACAATGCACTCTTAATGAATTTTAAAATTCCTGCGTCAAATCTATCCGGGTTTTCTTGACTTAATAGGTCATTTTCTAGACTTATTAAACCAGTTTCTATGTCGATGATCCCATATACATCCAGTTCTGGGATTTTAACATGTATACTGTCGTCGTTTCCTTCCCTGATTGTTACGTTGGCTCTTTTATCAACTGCCACTGCAATGGCGGGTTTCCCGTAAACCACTGAGTGTTCTCCAAAAAGAATAGCCTTGCCTGGTGCAGATGCCCTAGCTGTCATTGGATTGAACTCCGTTCACTAAATCTGTGTAAATTTTATTTCTATCCTTACAAAAACCTTCCTTTGAATTTATTTTTTCCCGGATGATCTACTATGAGTTTAATTATTGTTTTTTTTGTGATAGTTCTTATTATTATTTGATAATCTTTAACAGTGTTTTTTTAAGCCGTTAAAGAGGTGTTATTGAATTGATACTTATTATAATTGAAATTATCTAATTTGTACCTTTTAAATTGGAATTAATTTGTTCCTATGTTAAATTGGAATTATCTAATGTACCTATCTTAAATTGGAATTATCGAATTTAATCGTATATTAAATTGGAATTACTGAATTTAATACCTGTCTTAAATTGGAATTATCTTTACCTATTGAAATATGCTTATTTATCTTTATTTATGTTTTCAATTTATGGATTCTGTGAATACTATTTGAAGATTGCAGATGCATATCCCACCACGGAGGTGTAGTCTCCACCAGTATCACCACTGGTTGCGTACTGTAGGATATCAGCTTCGGTGGCTCCCATACCCCGGGATGCTTCAATGGTGGCTGCTGCCGGACCGTATCCACACATGGTCACGTTGAACTTCTGTATCTGGTTCATCATTTCCAGTTCATCCATGGTAGCTATGGCTTTTAGTACTTCCTTATCATGTGCCTTGGCCACGTCATGGGGCTGGTAATGGGTGAAGTCTGTGCTGGCAATTACCACAGTGTCCCGTTTCAGTTTCTGGGCGGTATGGGTAATGGCTTCTCCCAGTTCTCTGGCAGTTTCCAGGTCCTGCATCATCATACACACCGGTACCATCTGGAAATCAGGGCTGATTTCCTGCAGGAAGGGCAGTTGCACTTCACAGCTGTGCTCATTTAGATGGGCTGATGGATCATCATCCAGTAACGGATAATAATTTAACAGTTCACTGGCGAACTGATGGTCTATTTCCACGTCTCCCAGTGGAGTTAACCATAAACCTTCAGTCATAGTTGAAAGTCCGGATCCAATCCCAGTATGGTTGGGGCACAGTATAACTACAGTATCTGGCATACCATCTTCTGCCAGTTCCAGGTATGAACAGGCAGCCACTGGTCCGGAGTATACATATCCTGCGTGTGGAGCAATTAATCCTTTAATACTCCGTTTACTTCCAATTTTCCCGGGAAGTCTTCCAGGTCCCAATTTATGCTGGTAACACCATTTAATCCTCTTTTTCAATGAATCTTCATCTGATTCATAGAACATCCCTGCCACTGCAGGTTTCCTTATCATATGAATCCCCCTTTTAGTAAAAAGTTTCTGGAATACCCCAATTAATGGAATACTCCAATTTACTGAAATACTCCTATTAATGGAATACTCCATTTTTTTTGGAATACTCCGTTTTCTGGAATACCCTGAATTATCTTAGATAACCCAAGTTTTCTGAAAATAGTTTAGGTTTCTGAACTAGGTTATCAGATGTTTTTACTTTTTACCAATTTTTTATTTTTGATGATTAAAGAGCTTTAATATATTATATAATCATTAAAGGATTTAAACATGCTAATGGGAGTATTATGAGAATTATTTATGAGAATCATGGTTAGTAGCAATGCGAAGAGTTAAAGTTCGCGAGTTTAAGTTAAGACCATGTAAAGTGCATTATAATCGGGAAATTATGTAGTGAGTAATATTTAGATACTTGCAGATGTTAGGTTTTAGTTATTTGTAAATGTTAGGTATTTGTGATGAAAATTTCATCAGTTACCCTTTCATCCATTTACCCTTATTATCTACAATTATCCATCAGTCAGTAAACTCAATGTGTTCATTTTAAAAACTTTAAAGAGAACCCTTAAAAATTTAAGGGTCCTGGGGAATTTGTAGTTTTATATTTTGAGTTCGAATTCTGATGGGAGGATATCCAGGTCCTCTTCAGGAGCCAGTACTTCTCTTTCTCGTAGTATCTGACGGGCCATTAACCAGTACACTAATGCGATTGCTTTTCTTCCTTTGTTGTTTACTGGTATGACTATGTCCACGTTACCCAGAAGGTTTTCTGTATCACAGAGTGCTACTACAGGTAATCCTATCTGTTTTGCTTCAATTATAGCCTGTGAGTCGCTTCTAGGGTCGGTTACCATTAGTACTTCTGGTTCTATGAACTTTCCGTAGTTGGGGTTGGTTAATGTTCCGGGTATGAACCTTCCAGGGATGGTTTTTGCTCCGGTGATTTGTCCAAACCTGCGTACTGGTGTTTGACCGTACTGTCTGGTTGACACTGCCAGTATATCATCTGGGTTGAATTTTGCCAAGAATTTTGAGGCTGATACGATTCTATCGTTAGTTTTTCGCACATCCAGGACGTAAAGTCCGTCTGCTCGTACACGGTAGATGTAACGTTCCATGTCCTTGGTCTTCTGTTGGGTTCCTATGTGTAATCCTGCTGCTAAATATTTGTCTAATGGAATTAGTAGTTCTGACAACTTACCACCTCTAATTATTATAATCCGTTTTTATTCAATTATTTTAATAGTTAATTTGTTTAAGAGGAGATTTTTAATCCAAATATCATTATATTAATCTTTTATTTAATTTAAGGGTAATAGAATAGATATTCCTCTTATTGTTGATTTATTCTTCTTCAACTTTAACTGCTTCGTTGGGGCATACGTCCATACAGACTTCGCATAAACTGCAGTCTTCCTTATTTTTTACGACGATTTTGTCTCCTTCAAGTACAAGGACTTCCATGGGACATACGTCTGCGCATTCTGCACAGTCTGCTCCATCACATTTATCTTGATCTACTGTTATTTTAACCATTTAAAGATTCTCCTTAATTTTGCTTTTATATTTGTCTTAAATTTATTTTATGATAATTATTATCCCATGATAAGAATTCCAGGACATCTAATGATATGGATGTCACGAATTATAGATATCAGGAAATTATTGAACATCACTGAATTAGAGATATCAAGGAATTATTGAACATCACTGAATTAGAGATATCAAGGAATTATTGGACAATTACTGATTGTTAGATGTCAGTGAAATATTTGACATCACTGAAGATATCGTGAAATTATTTTTGACATCATGAATTATTGAAATATCAATGAACTATTAGATACTAGGAATATTTTAGATTTTACTGTAAAATCATTTAATTCCATGTAATTATTAGTTTTTTTAAAGATTTCAAATCATTAAGGAGATATGAGTTCCAGGACTCCGTATGAGTCCATGGGTTATCTCAAGATTTTTATTTATCCTTAATTAGTGTCATCCATAACTGATATCTCAGGTTTTATTTTTAATCAGTGGGTTGTTTACCATTTGATATCGGCCATTTCTGGATTGCTCATTTCCTCTTCAATTCTGATGAGTTCGTTGAGTTTTGCTATTCTTTCCCCACCCAGTGCCCCGGTTTTGATGATAGGACAGCTCCAGGCTACTGCCAGGTGGGCTATGGTTTCATCGGTGGTTTCACCTGAACGGTGGGATACAACAGGAACGTAGCCATTGGTTCGGGCCAGGTTAACAGTGTTGTAAGTGTCACTCAGGGTTCCGATCTGGTTTGGTTTGATGATGATGGAGTTACCTGCGGATTTTTCAATACCTTCAGCCAGTATTTCAGCGTTGGTAACGAAGATGTCATCTCCACAGATTAAACATTTTTTACCTGATTTCTGGGTGAGATCCGCGAATCCCTGGAAGTCTCCTTCCCGGATGGGGTCTTCCACGTAGAACATTTTGTAGGTGTCTATGATATCATTAACGTAGTCCACCTGTTCTCCGGTGTTCCTTTTAACTCCTTCTTTACTGTAAACATATTTTTCTGCATCTGGGTCCCAGAATTCACTGGCTGCCATGTCCAGGCATGGTTTTACAAGTACACCGGTTTCATCAGATACTTCTGCACAGGATGAGGTCTGGATTTCCAGTGCTTCCTGGTTGGTGAGGTTGGGTGCCCATCCTCCTTCATCTCCTTTTCCACCGGTAAATAGAGCATCCTTAGCTTGGATTTTTTCCCTTATTCTCTTGTGGACTGCAACGTTGGTGAACACTGCTTCAGTGATGTTACTGGCTCCTACTGGTAGGACCAGGAATTCCTGAATGTCAGGGGCATTACGACCGGCGTGTGCTCCTCCGTTGATCATGTTTCCCAGTGGGAATGGTATCTGGGAGGGCATGTTACCTCCTAGGAACCTGTACAGTGGCAGGTTGTAGGATGCAGCTGCAGCTTTGGCCACTGCCATGGACACAGCTACGGTGGTGTTACCACCTATTGCTGATAGGTTGGGTGTGCCGTCGATTTCCTTTAAAACCAGATCTATCTCCTGAAGGTCTTCGGCATCCATACCGATGAGTTCAGCGGAGATTATATCCTCAACTTCTTCTATAATACCATCTACCCCTCCGGTTGGGAATGAGACCACTTCTCGAACTCCGGTACTGGCTCCACTTGGTGCAGCTGCTCTTCCGAATCCGTTCCAGGTGATTACATCCACTTCCAGGGTAGGGTTTCCTCTGCTATCTAAAATTTTTCTAACCCGGATGTCTTCAATAACACTATCCATTAAAAAACACCTCTTCAATAAAAAAATAGTGGTTTTTTAGTTCATTTCAATGATTTTACATGATCGTGAATTTGATCAATTGAGGTATATAGCAATTAAATTTGATTTCGACCGTTTATATAAAACTGTGAAATGTTTTACATAAACATGGTTTTACATAAATTATGGTTTACATAAACTAGGTGTTTATATAAACTGTATTTACATGGGTCGAACATCTAATGGGAGTACTTTTTTGTTGAGCTCAATAACTGCGATGTCAATTGGGTCCATATCGGGGGTGACATCGATCATTGGCTTTGCTCCCATGGAAAGTTGTAATGCTCGGGCACCGATAAGTCTGGCCCTTTCAAAACGGTTTAATTTTTTACTTGCCATGGTTTTTCTCCTCTTTTTTTTTATTTGGTGAAATAAAATTTTTTTGGAAATTTTTAGTTTTTGGTAAATTTGTGTAAGAGTAATGGGGCCGCCGAGATTTGAACTCGGGTCGCCAGCATTCCGGTGAATTGACCATCCCCGTTCCAGTTGTAAGAAATCCCTTGGGACCCTCAACTTGAAGTAACATTCCACCCAAAGATGGAAACCTTCTTGAAGTAATGATTCCATCCGAAAGATGAAACCTTGCTCATGAAGTAACACTCCACCCAGATGGAAACCTTCGTGAAGTAAGGATTCCATCCGAAAGATGAAATCTGTCTCTTAAGTAAGTTCCACCCGGAAGGTGTAACCTGTCTCTTGAAGTATGTATTCCACCGAAGGTGAAATAATATCCTGGAAACTTCTTTCAATGGCTGGGAGGATGGACCATGCTACCCTACGGCCCCTACCAAACTTCTACATGTGCGATGAACATTCTCCGGCAACAGTACTTGGTTATTCCCAGATCATCCAGGACTTCTTTGGGATCTTCTCCCATTTCAGTCCTTTTCTGGAAATCTTCAAAGTAGGCTGATATTACCTTACCACAGCTCAAACATCTTACTGGAATCATGTTCTCCTCTTTTTACTATAAATCCTCATGTTATTTATAAATTTAGTATAAAATAATGGGGGGATGAATTTATCGGTAACTCTTCTGCCTGCGGGCTCGGGCACCGCGACCACCATATTTTTTAGGTTCTGATCTTCGGGGGTCACCTACCAGCATGGTACGGTCGTAGTGACTGAACTTTTCTTTGAGTTCAATGTCTCCAGTCCACTGTACCAGTCCTTTGGCAATTACCATACGGGCGGCTTCTGCCTGTCCCATAACTCCTCCACCAATAACTTTAACATCTATGTCCACCTGGTCGATTAGATCTCCAGCCAGGGTGATTGGTTCGTTGATTTTGAGGCGTGCCAGTTCCGGGTCGTATAGTTCCACTGGTTGTTTGTTAATTCGAATTCTACCTTTACCATCTCGGAATTTGCCCCGGGCAATGGCTGTTTTTCTTTTTCCACTGGTGTGAATAACCTTCTTCATATATTACACTTCCTCGCTTAGAATTTGGCTCCGAGTAGTTGGGATAATTTTCCCAGTTCAATTGACTTGGTGATGTTTTTGGGTTGTGCTTCTGTTAACTGATTAATTTCTTCAGTTTCAAATTCCATAGGTACTCCTACGTGAACTCGCAGGCCCCTTAAAGCTTCTCTTCCTTTAGGCTGTTTGTAGGGTATCATTCCCCTTACAGTTCTTCGGAAGATATCATCAGGTCTTCGTGGGTATTTTGGTCCCATTCGTCTGGGGTTGGATATACTGGCCCGGTCAAGTCTTTGTTTGTACTTGGCATATGCCCAATCCTTGTTACCAGATATGATAATCTTTTCTGCATTTACAACTGTTACCCGTTCCCCTGAGAGAAGTTTCTTACTGACTGTACTTGCCAGTCTTCCCAGAACGAGTCCTTCTCCATCTATAATCATTTTAACACCTTTATTATTGAATAATTTTTACTCCGCTTCCGGTTGGATTTTCTTCCAGGAGAAGGTTGATGTCCAGGCATTTACCACCTGCACTTGCAATTTTGTCTTCTGCTTTCTGGGAGAAGTCCAGTGCTGCTACTTGGACTTTGTGGTCCAGTGCTCCACTTCCCAGGACTTTTCCAGGTACCAGTATTATTTCATCATCACTGGTGTATCTGTTTATCCGGGAAAGGTTAACCTCTGCCTGACTGCGGGTGGATTTTTCCAGCCTTTTTGCCAGGTCCCTCCATATGGGTGCTTCTTCCTGACGGGCTTTTTCTTTGAGGATCTTAATGAGTTGGTTAATTTGGGGGTTAGTTTTCATAGTTAACTTCCTCCTTCTTCACAAAAAGTAACGATTTTATCAGCTTTTCCTGATAATATATCGCATGCGCGAGTTAGTACTTCTATTGGAGATAGTGAACCATCTGTTTCAATACGGAAGATGAATTTATCCTCCACAATTTCTACGGTAATGGCTTGGTTCTGGCAGTCTTTCTCACAGGTTCTGCACATGGAACAGTTTTCCAGGTCCACCACTGTTATCTGATTATTTTTTTCATCGTATTCCAGAACATTCCTGGGGCATTCCTTCACACAGTCCTGGCATGTTTCACATTTATCCTGATCAATTGTGATTTCAGGGTAATGGTTATACGCACTGGTGGTGGTGGGCTGCCATTTAGCATGATCAGATCCTAATCCTAACTGTGCTATGGCTTCCAGTTCCACTTCTTCTCCTTCTTTGAGTTTTACCAGTGGAATGGTGTCCAGGACAGGTTTTATTTTGGAGTCCTCTGATTTGAGGTCCCCGGAATAGAGTGTTTTTGGTCCTTTACCTTTTAAGATGAGGGATACACTGCAGCGTGAGCAGTGCCCTTCACAGTCACAGTCTTCTGGCATTACCATTGATTCCAGATCAGTGCTGAGGGGTACCAGTCCCAGTCGGTGGGCCAATGCTTCGTCAAATATACGTGCATCGTTTTTTAAGAACTCCACGGTTTCAATGGCCAATGTGGGAACTTCCACCATAGAGATCCGGCGCAGGGCATTAACCATACTGACATCCACACCATCCACGGTGAAGACTAAATGGTTGTTATCCCTGTTTTTAATTTCTATCTCCATTCTAGACACTTCGCGTTTTATACCCTTCTACCCCTTTTACCACCGGGTCTTCCTGTACCATCGTGGGGGATGGGTGTTACATCTTCAATTTTTCCGATTTTAATTCCGGCACGTGCCAGTGCTCGTATGGTTGCCTGTGCTCCAGGTCCAGGTGAGCGTGGTCCGTTTCCACCAGGTGCTCGCACTTTAATGTGCAGACCTACTATTCCTTTTTCCTTAACATCATCTGCTGCCCTACTTGCTGCTTCCATTGCTGCAAATGGTGATGATTCCTGTCTGTCTGCTCGGACAACTTTACCACCAGACCATTGGCTGATGGTTTCTGCTCCGGTAACATCGGTGATGGTGATGATGGTGTTGTTAAAGGATGAGTAAACGTTGGCTACTCCCCATTTTTCTTTTGCTTTTTCTGCCATGTTATCACCTTATCTCCTATTTCTCCTTCCTCTTCCTCGATATGAGTCCCTTCTTGGTTTTTCCTTTTTAGGTTTTTCCTTTTTAGGTGTTTCAGGGATTTTGAGTTTTATAACTGCTGAACCTGGATAGTATCCGATTAGTTCTTCTTCTCCTCTTTTCACCAGGTAACTGGGGGAGTCGATTTTTCGGTTGTTCATGGCGATGTGTCCGTGAACCACGAATACTCGTGCTTCTTTAGCGGTGTATGCCAGTCCTTTCCTGTGAACCACTGTCTGTAGTCTGCGGCGTAGCACATCTTCCACTGTCAGGTCCAGAACATCTTCCAGTTTAGCGTTTTCTGGTAGTACACCTATGGATATCAGGTGGTTCAGGAGCTGCTGTCTTTCAGTGGAGTTATGTTCACTGGACATACCCAGTAATTCCCTGGCGTCTCTCCTGTACCTTTTAACCATAGTTTCGGCTTTCCAAACTTCTTTCTTGTTTTTTAAGCCGTATTTCTGAACTAATTTGTTTTCCTGTTTTATGCGGTCTGCATTCCAGGGGTGTGAAGGGGTATCGTATTGTTTCCTTGCCTTTCTTGGATGTCCCATGTTAATCGTCTCCTAGGTTTATCCTCTTCTTCTCCTTCTAACTCCCACGGAGCTTCCTTTACGGAATGTGGATTTGGTTCTCTGACCCCTTACTGGTAGTCCCACTTCGTGTCTTCTACCCTTGTAACTTCGGGTTTTCTTCATACGGTTGAGATCATCCCTGAGG belongs to uncultured Methanobacterium sp. and includes:
- the fni gene encoding type 2 isopentenyl-diphosphate Delta-isomerase yields the protein MISDRKLEHLLLCTHSDVEYHKKTGFKDVELVHKALPEINKEEIDLSTSLLGKKMDAPIIITAITGGHPSSIEVNQKLAQAAGNLNIGMGLGSQRAAVENPELTSTYTVAREAAPDALLIGNIGAPQMEQALEASQMMGLDAMAIHLNPLQEAIQPEGDVDSRGYLENIKKTTEEMKIPVIAKETGAGISGNDAKLLENVGVKAIDVAGSGGTSWAAVETYRSPDKDMGELYWDWGIPTAASTVEVSQSVQIPVISSGGIRNGLEAVKALALGADAVGMALPVLKTSYLGEGALEQFFQKFMDQIKVAMFLVGASNLKQLQKTDLVIQGKTREWLTERGYDTKIYARRSSL
- a CDS encoding isopentenyl phosphate kinase; the protein is MIILKLGGSVITRKDATKPTLDPVNLDRIAQEIARAGNRKLIIIHGAGSFGHLHARKYEIGSPITTPEELERKRMGFTLTQNSVKNLNHFVCHYLLKYEIPAVAVPPSSFIITENKRIKSANLEIVEKYLEMGLVPVLYGDVVMDTDESIQMAVVSGDQLVNYLSKELQPERIILGSDVDGIYDSDPKTHSQAQLLEEVNSMEDLKFLEGARTVDVTGGMAGKLTELLELAGKGIESELINVGCEGLLESALKGEKVRGTIISKQ
- the mvk gene encoding mevalonate kinase translates to MTARASAPGKAILFGEHSVVYGKPAIAVAVDKRANVTIREGNDDSIHVKIPELDVYGIIDIETGLISLENDLLSQENPDRFDAGILKFIKSALFRTELGSSPDHGLDITVDLEIPIGAGLGSSAAITVATLAAAARYYQQELSLETLALTAHQVELEVQGAASPLDTTVSTHGGFLYFTHESGGVKIKPALEMPLVVGYTSQPGNTGLLVQQVRKLCNNHPTIIKPIIGLMGNVTNDARESITRGEEERVGELMNINQGLLDALGVNTDELSRLIYHARSAGALGSKLTGAGGGGSMIAYCPGKTREVLEELQSIDNAFLVGISRKGVTW
- the amrB gene encoding AmmeMemoRadiSam system protein B, which produces MIRKPAVAGMFYESDEDSLKKRIKWCYQHKLGPGRLPGKIGSKRSIKGLIAPHAGYVYSGPVAACSYLELAEDGMPDTVVILCPNHTGIGSGLSTMTEGLWLTPLGDVEIDHQFASELLNYYPLLDDDPSAHLNEHSCEVQLPFLQEISPDFQMVPVCMMMQDLETARELGEAITHTAQKLKRDTVVIASTDFTHYQPHDVAKAHDKEVLKAIATMDELEMMNQIQKFNVTMCGYGPAAATIEASRGMGATEADILQYATSGDTGGDYTSVVGYASAIFK
- the rpsB gene encoding 30S ribosomal protein S2, which produces MSELLIPLDKYLAAGLHIGTQQKTKDMERYIYRVRADGLYVLDVRKTNDRIVSASKFLAKFNPDDILAVSTRQYGQTPVRRFGQITGAKTIPGRFIPGTLTNPNYGKFIEPEVLMVTDPRSDSQAIIEAKQIGLPVVALCDTENLLGNVDIVIPVNNKGRKAIALVYWLMARQILREREVLAPEEDLDILPSEFELKI
- a CDS encoding 4Fe-4S binding protein, whose product is MVKITVDQDKCDGADCAECADVCPMEVLVLEGDKIVVKNKEDCSLCEVCMDVCPNEAVKVEEE
- the eno gene encoding phosphopyruvate hydratase, whose product is MDSVIEDIRVRKILDSRGNPTLEVDVITWNGFGRAAAPSGASTGVREVVSFPTGGVDGIIEEVEDIISAELIGMDAEDLQEIDLVLKEIDGTPNLSAIGGNTTVAVSMAVAKAAAASYNLPLYRFLGGNMPSQIPFPLGNMINGGAHAGRNAPDIQEFLVLPVGASNITEAVFTNVAVHKRIREKIQAKDALFTGGKGDEGGWAPNLTNQEALEIQTSSCAEVSDETGVLVKPCLDMAASEFWDPDAEKYVYSKEGVKRNTGEQVDYVNDIIDTYKMFYVEDPIREGDFQGFADLTQKSGKKCLICGDDIFVTNAEILAEGIEKSAGNSIIIKPNQIGTLSDTYNTVNLARTNGYVPVVSHRSGETTDETIAHLAVAWSCPIIKTGALGGERIAKLNELIRIEEEMSNPEMADIKW
- a CDS encoding DNA-directed RNA polymerase subunit K — protein: MASKKLNRFERARLIGARALQLSMGAKPMIDVTPDMDPIDIAVIELNKKVLPLDVRPM
- a CDS encoding DNA-directed RNA polymerase subunit N — translated: MIPVRCLSCGKVISAYFEDFQKRTEMGEDPKEVLDDLGITKYCCRRMFIAHVEVW
- a CDS encoding 30S ribosomal protein S9 translates to MKKVIHTSGKRKTAIARGKFRDGKGRIRINKQPVELYDPELARLKINEPITLAGDLIDQVDIDVKVIGGGVMGQAEAARMVIAKGLVQWTGDIELKEKFSHYDRTMLVGDPRRSEPKKYGGRGARARRQKSYR
- a CDS encoding 50S ribosomal protein L13, producing the protein MIIDGEGLVLGRLASTVSKKLLSGERVTVVNAEKIIISGNKDWAYAKYKQRLDRASISNPRRMGPKYPRRPDDIFRRTVRGMIPYKQPKGREALRGLRVHVGVPMEFETEEINQLTEAQPKNITKSIELGKLSQLLGAKF
- a CDS encoding 50S ribosomal protein L18e, with amino-acid sequence MKTNPQINQLIKILKEKARQEEAPIWRDLAKRLEKSTRSQAEVNLSRINRYTSDDEIILVPGKVLGSGALDHKVQVAALDFSQKAEDKIASAGGKCLDINLLLEENPTGSGVKIIQ
- a CDS encoding DNA-directed RNA polymerase subunit D — its product is MEIEIKNRDNNHLVFTVDGVDVSMVNALRRISMVEVPTLAIETVEFLKNDARIFDEALAHRLGLVPLSTDLESMVMPEDCDCEGHCSRCSVSLILKGKGPKTLYSGDLKSEDSKIKPVLDTIPLVKLKEGEEVELEAIAQLGLGSDHAKWQPTTTSAYNHYPEITIDQDKCETCQDCVKECPRNVLEYDEKNNQITVVDLENCSMCRTCEKDCQNQAITVEIVEDKFIFRIETDGSLSPIEVLTRACDILSGKADKIVTFCEEGGS
- a CDS encoding 30S ribosomal protein S11 produces the protein MAEKAKEKWGVANVYSSFNNTIITITDVTGAETISQWSGGKVVRADRQESSPFAAMEAASRAADDVKEKGIVGLHIKVRAPGGNGPRSPGPGAQATIRALARAGIKIGKIEDVTPIPHDGTGRPGGKRGRRV